In a single window of the Zea mays cultivar B73 chromosome 5, Zm-B73-REFERENCE-NAM-5.0, whole genome shotgun sequence genome:
- the LOC100502181 gene encoding Homeobox-leucine zipper protein ROC8-like, translating into MDFGDDVMDGGSDAQRRKKRYHRHTPRQIQQLEAMFKECPHPDENQRMQLSRELGLEPRQIKFWFQNRRTQMKAQHERQDNCFLRAENDKIRCENIAMQEALRNVICPTCGGPPVADDHFDEQKLRMENARLKEELDRVSSLTSKYLGRPITQLPSAQALSMSSLDLSVGGLGGPSLDLDLLSGGSSGYPPFHLLPMAVSEMERPMMAEMATRAMDELIRMAQAGEHLWVKTGGREVLNVDTYDSIFAKPDGSFRGPDVHVEGSRETGLVFMSAIGLVDMFMDSSKWTELFPAIVSKARTVDVLVNGMGGRSESLLLMYEELHVMSPVVPTREFCFLRYCRQIEHGLWAIADISVDQQQRDARFGAPPSRSCRLPSGCLIADMADGSSKVTWVEHMEIEDRVPIHLLYRDLVLSGAAFGAHRWLAALQRACERCACLATAGIMPHRDIAAAGVTPEGKRSMMKLSQRMVNSFCASLSASQLHRWTTLSGPNDVGVRVMVHRSTDPGQPSGVVLSAATSIWLPVPCDRAFAFVRDEHTRSQWDVLSHGNPVQEVSRIPNGSHPGNCISLLRGLNASQNSMLILQESCTDASGSLVVYAPIDIPAANVVMSGEDPSAIPLLPSGFSILPDGRPGASSSRAGQAPSAGSLVTVAFQILVSSLPSAKLNAESVATVNSLISTTVEQIKAALNCASH; encoded by the exons ATGGACTTCGGCGACGACGTCATGGACGGCGGCTCCGACGCGCAGCGCCGCAAGAAGAGATACCACCGCCACACTCCGCGCCAGATTCAGCAGCTCGAGGC GATGTTCAAGGAGTGCCCGCACCCGGACGAGAACCAGCGGATGCAGCTGAGCAGGGAGCTGGGGCTGGAGCCCCGGCAGATCAAGTTCTGGTTCCAGAACCGCCGGACGCAGATGAAG GCGCAGCACGAGCGCCAGGACAACTGTTTCCTGCGCGCGGAGAACGACAAGATCCGGTGCGAGAACATCGCCATGCAGGAGGCGCTCCGGAACGTCATCTGCCCCACCTGCGGCGGCCCGCCCGTCGCCGACGACCATTTTGACGAGCAGAAGCTGCGCATGGAGAACGCGCGACTCAAAGAAGAG CTTGACCGGGTGTCCAGCCTGACGTCCAAGTACCTGGGGCGGCCCATCACGCAGCTGCCGTCGGCGCAGGCGCTGTCCATGTCGTCGCTGGACCTGTCCGTCGGCGGGCTCGGCGGCCCGTCGCTGGACCTCGACCTCCTCAGCGGCGGCTCCTCGGGGTATCCCCCGTTCCACCTCCTCCCGATGGCGGTGTCGGAGATGGAGCGGCCCATGATGGCCGAGATGGCGACGCGCGCCATGGACGAGCTCATCAGGATGGCGCAGGCCGGCGAGCACCTGTGGGTCAAGACGGGCGGCCGCGAGGTGCTCAATGTCGACACGTACGACAGCATCTTCGCCAAGCCCGACGGCTCGTTCCGCGGCCCGGACGTGCACGTCGAGGGCTCCCGCGAGACGGGGCTCGTCTTCATGAGCGCCATCGGCCTCGTCGACATGTTCATGGACTCG AGCAAGTGGACGGAGCTCTTCCCTGCCATCGTGTCCAAAGCGCGCACGGTCGACGTCCTCGTGAACGGCATGGGCGGGCGGAGCGAGTCTTTGCTTCTG ATGTACGAGGAGCTGCACGTGATGTCGCCGGTCGTCCCGACGCGCGAGTTCTGCTTCCTCCGCTACTGCAGGCAGATCGAGCACGGGCTATGGGCGATCGCGGACATCTCGGTGGACCAGCAGCAGCGCGACGCGAGGTTCGGCGCGCCCCCGTCGCGCTCGTGCCGCCTCCCGTCGGGATGCCTCATCGCCGACATGGCCGACGGCTCGTCCAAG GTGACCTGGGTCGAGCACATGGAGATCGAGGATCGGGTTCCCATCCACCTGCTCTACCGCGACCTCGTCCTCAGCGGGGCGGCGTTCGGCGCGCACCGTTGGCTCGCCGCGCTGCAGAGGGCGTGCGAGCGGTGCGCGTGCCTCGCCACGGCCGGCATTATGCCGCACCGGGACATTGCAGCGGCAGGAG TGACGCCGGAAGGGAAGCGGAGCATGATGAAGCTGTCGCAGCGGATGGTGAACAGCTTCTGCGCGAGCCTTAGCGCGTCGCAGCTCCACCGGTGGACGACGCTGTCGGGGCCCAACGACGTGGGCGTCCGCGTCATGGTGCACCGCAGCACGGACCCGGGGCAGCCCAGCGGCGTGGTGCTCAGCGCGGCCACGTCCATCTGGCTGCCGGTCCCGTGCGACCGGGCGTTTGCCTTTGTCCGCGACGAGCATACGCGCTCCCAG TGGGACGTGCTGTCGCACGGCAACCCGGTGCAGGAGGTGTCGCGCATCCCCAACGGCTCTCACCCTGGAAACTGCATCTCCTTGCTGAGA GGCCTGAACGCGAGCCAGAACAGCATGCTGATCCTGCAGGAGAGCTGCACCGACGCGTCAGGCTCGCTGGTGGTGTACGCGCCGATCGACATCCCGGCGGCCAACGTGGTGATGAGCGGCGAGGACCCGTCCGCGATCCCGCTCCTGCCGTCCGGCTTCTCCATCCTGCCCGACGGGCGGCCCGGCGCGTCGTCGTCGAGGGCcggccaggcgccgtcggcggggTCGCTGGTGACGGTGGCGTTccagatcctggtgagcagcctgCCGTCGGCGAAGCTGAACGCCGAGTCGGTGGCGACGGTCAACAGCCTCATCAGCACCACTGTGGAGCAAATTAAGGCGGCCTTGAATTGCGCCAGCCATTGA